A genomic region of Dreissena polymorpha isolate Duluth1 chromosome 4, UMN_Dpol_1.0, whole genome shotgun sequence contains the following coding sequences:
- the LOC127878336 gene encoding glycoprotein-N-acetylgalactosamine 3-beta-galactosyltransferase 1-like codes for MQSATKNLSKYAIISFLLILIVVMGVYFIFSNRIPTPSLAIGIDVGIQHKHVPVDDIPLTHVDIYVDDTVARKLFDEVRVFCWILTTKSGTFSKAAGINATWAPRCNKHVFFASASGEESIITHAPLPHGATPMQKKEYKTATGNTFKTVSMGTDIMFIDTQEGYDNLTEKFREILQLLNLQEMEHFDWFLKADDDTYVIMENMRFLLKGLNPETPAYLGYQLEPT; via the exons ATGCAGAGCGCTACCAAGAACCTTTCGAAATACGCAATCATCTCGTTCCTACTCATATTAATTGTCGTTATGGGAGTTTACTTCATTTTCTCTAACAGAA TTCCAACACCGTCATTGGCCATTGGCATTGATGTCGGGATCCAGCATAAACATGTTCCTGTGGACGACATACCTCTCACTCACGTCGATA TTTACGTCGACGACACGGTGGCCCGGAAGTTATTCGATGAGGTGCGAGTGTTCTGTTGGATCCTTACAACAAAGTCCGGTACCTTTAGCAAGGCGGCCGGCATAAATGCAACGTGGGCACCTCGATGCAACAAGCACGTGTTCTTCGCTTCCGCATCCGGTGAGGAAAGCATTATTACGCATGCGCCGTTGCCGCACGGAGCGACACCTATGCAGAAG AAGGAGTATAAAACGGCAACCGGGAATACTTTTAAAACGGTTTCTATGGGGACGGATATTATGTTTATCGATACGCAGGAGGGATACGACAATCTGACCGAGAAATTTCGCGAGATTTTACAGCTGCTGAACTTGCAGGAAATGGAGCATTTTGATTGGTTCTTGAAGGCTGATGATGACACCTATGTCATCATGGAGAATATGCGCTTCTTATTGAAAGGGCTAAATCCGGAAACACCTGCGTATCTGG GTTACCAGCTGGAGCCCACCTAG
- the LOC127878337 gene encoding potassium voltage-gated channel subfamily H member 2-like codes for MGTSFRRQQPEFVILHYRFVAYEFVILHYSGHFINFRTSYLHNGEVVMNQKRIAINYLKGWFVIDTIAALPFDLLLFGSGTSDTMTIAGILKTARLLRLLRVIRRIEQFAEYGAAVLLLLMVTFTLVGHWLACIFYAIAYWERPHLESAIGWLDKLATNIHEPYVANVTDSGPSVKTY; via the exons ATGGGCACATCCTTCCGGCGCCAACAGCCCGAGTTTGTCATTCTACACTACAGGTTTGTCGCATACGAATTTGTCATTCTTCACTACAG CGGACATTTTATCAACTTCCGGACCTCgtatcttcacaatggcgaggtGGTGATGAATCAGAAGCGTATAGCAATCAACTACCTCAAGGGCTGGTTCGTCATTGACACCATTGCCGCTCTTCCTTTCGATCTGCTGCTCTTTGGGTCCGGCACAAGTGAC ACAATGACGATCGCGGGGATCCTCAAAACGGCGCGTCTGCTGCGTCTGCTACGAGTCATCCGGCGCATAGAGCAGTTCGCTGAATACGGAGCGGCGGTGTTGCTTCTCCTTATGGTGACCTTCACCCTGGTCGGTCACTGGCTCGCCTGCATCTTTTACGCCATCGCCTACTGGGAGCGTCCGCACTTGGAGTCCGCAATAG GTTGGCTAGACAAGCTCGCGACCAATATCCACGAGCCGTACGTCGCAAACGTCACTGATAGCGGCCCCAGCGTCAAGACGTACTAA